Proteins encoded together in one Porites lutea chromosome 2, jaPorLute2.1, whole genome shotgun sequence window:
- the LOC140928836 gene encoding uncharacterized protein — MAAEWKEKVLDLFTRENGSFSLHEIMDRLEIKSNAIVNVAIFELVREGVLTQTSEMPPKWEFTRAQSQTETEKNCVGERSDEGAEAVSFDVKDAAERPPSEDNCVSADNQKKNLSKSHSKGKHWGESCPQQNGSLEKQILGALQVSTHPCTLNDILHSVAIHTCEASVIECINKLEETKKIVRKMKMPPMWVIGESTTESKRGDKEIPELPPLVPDYESDNNDEEEQEKLMEDRKEDRALEAKENLSDGDGQQSKTSGNLEKGYLSASPSFVKNEKDGDRGSAKTQISQNSNEGSSSKDSMFCEQDVDNHPSLVNCSAEPLLDQNPLLQSNKGPCPQPSGAVRLSSVSPSSDPAFAMAHSRSATLGACTRPPAPLPTPSGGPPPPPSAHLFNTLMSQCTRKPAPVAMAARPTFSPPLRPSQQSPTMTPLRPLMSLPVPRPTRPPMTEPRFGSQNLVLHSSSASRQMPQNDSQQQWNSNENEQKETVTFHQDMFSAFGQDQPNLPMGQSPPSSSSRGNTLQHKVQSATDLRKPSPMHFPKQGTANLPPPPSAHLFQNLVKKGPQAVPTSSMSPLSTLSKQPTTLGDLERRVLEYMKRERKSCDTLQLAKQVGLNTKKQINPTLYKLQTLGLIYKMHDHPPTWKVRQEVSSLTFQGSGVDSGSAVVDRKRPYPEADNDKGHQTLKKPVISMSSSPAFGLSEQQGPVAGQFGGIKSNVFTPKLSSALVPSQSTQISLSSSGNDNRLLGLTPQVSTSGPSSGVANYNSIPPTPSGPQMDLPDVLSSVAYAAMNKNPVSALNEYVQKNKMELSFETLSQRPTFAVAAKINGKLFPAANARNMKDARREAADIALRSLLGRGANTGMDGASPLNITNPSASVLSKVRTHFDLIAALSHHTFLQIAASIADKFAGRKVVACIVMKQGVDDSGQVVSLGTGNRCVTGQRLSMEGKTVNDSHAEIVARRSLLRFFYNQLGKYCEGKESIFTAKQGSSRLVVREELSFHLYISTAPCGDGALFTPREEPNTDFSEHSTQHNPTFTTKQQGILRTKIEDGEGTIPIDPSDGIQTWDGLLRGNRLRTMSCSDKICRWNVLGLQGALLSHFIEPVYLASLTLGYLYDHGHLSRAVCCRLQHNSDLNTLLPSPYHVNHPWLGRVTAYDPPRETEKTNNLSVNWSIGDAYPEVTDGRTGACMTRTQNSPTPSRVCKAALYSSFKEISAKLSRQELMAAETYCEAKKMATNFQEAKRKLCDYFKSSKYGPWVSKPMEQEMFS, encoded by the coding sequence GAGCTGAAGCAGTGAGCTTCGACGTTAAAGACGCAGCAGAAAGACCACCCAGTGAAGACAATTGTGTCTCAGCTGATAATCAAAAGAAGAACCTTTCGAAGTCTCACTCAAAAGGCAAACATTGGGGAGAAAGCTGTCCACAGCAAAATGGATCCTTAGAAAAGCAAATCTTGGGTGCCCTGCAGGTGTCAACGCACCCTTGCACACTCAATGACATTCTACACAGTGTTGCCATCCACACATGTGAAGCAAGTGTAATAGAGTGCATCAATAAACTggaggagacaaagaaaatagtcagaaaaatgaaaatgcctCCCATGTGGGTAATTGGAGAGTCAACAACAGAGAGCAAGAGGGGAGATAAAGAAATACCTGAACTGCCACCACTGGTACCTGATTATGAATCTGACAATAATGACGAGGAAGAACAGGAGAAATTAATGGAGGACAGAAAAGAGGATAGAGCCTTAGAAGCGAAAGAAAATCTGAGTGATGGAGATGGCCAACAATCGAAAACTTCAGGAAACCTGGAAAAAGGTTATTTGTCTGCATCACCGTCctttgtaaaaaatgaaaaagatggTGATCGTGGTTCTGCCAAGACccaaatttctcaaaattcaAACGAAGGTTCTTCAAGTAAGGACAGCATGTTCTGTGAGCAAGATGTCGACAACCATCCAAGCCTTGTTAACTGCTCAGCTGAACCTTTATTAGATCAAAATCCACTGCTGCAATCCAATAAAGGTCCTTGTCCACAACCCTCTGGTGCTGTTAGGCTGAGCAGTGTATCTCCTTCATCTGATCCTGCTTTTGCTATGGCTCACAGCAGATCTGCCACACTAGGTGCGTGCACACGTCCACCCGCGCCCCTGCCAACACCATCAGGAGGACCCCCTCCACCCCCATCAGCTCACCTATTCAATACCTTGATGTCGCAGTGCACCAGAAAACCAGCACCTGTTGCAATGGCTGCAAGACCCACATTTTCACCTCCTCTTCGACCAAGTCAGCAATCTCCCACGATGACACCACTTCGTCCTTTGATGTCTTTGCCTGTTCCTCGACCAACGCGCCCACCCATGACAGAGCCTCGCTTTGGCAGTCAAAATCTTGTATTACATAGCTCAAGTGCAAGCAGACAAATGCCTCAAAATGATTCCCAGCAACAGTGGAACTCAAATGAAAACGAGCAGAAAGAAACCGTGACATTTCACCAGGATATGTTTTCCGCATTTGGCCAGGACCAGCCAAATTTACCCATGGGCCAGTCTCCGCCGAGTTCATCATCTCGAGGGAATACGCTACAGCACAAGGTGCAATCTGCTACCGATTTGCGTAAGCCTTCTCCCATGCACTTCCCAAAACAAGGTACTGCCAATCTGCCACCACCTCCGTCAGCACACCTTTTTCAGAATCTTGTCAAGAAAGGTCCCCAGGCAGTCCCAACCTCCAGCATGAGCCCACTAAGCACCCTCTCTAAGCAGCCCACGACACTTGGTGATTTGGAAAGGAGGGTACTTGAATACATGAAACGAGAAAGGAAGTCGTGCGATACTCTTCAACTGGCCAAACAAGTTGGTTTGAACACAAAGAAACAGATTAATCCAACACTTTACAAACTCCAGACGCTAGGTTTGATTTACAAGATGCACGATCACCCTCCCACTTGGAAGGTACGCCAAGAAGTGAGTTCCTTGACTTTCCAAGGTTCGGGTGTTGATTCAGGTTCTGCTGTAGTTGATCGAAAGAGACCATATCCTGAAGCAGATAACGATAAAGGGCATCAAACGCTAAAGAAACCTGTTATCTCCATGTCGTCATCACCTGCGTTTGGGTTGTCTGAACAGCAGGGGCCTGTGGCTGGCCAATTTGGAGGAATAAAGAGCAACGTGTTTACTCCCAAGTTATCGTCAGCTTTAGTTCCATCTCAAAGCACTCAGATTTCCTTATCATCTTCAGGAAATGATAACAGATTATTAGGTCTCACACCACAAGTATCTACCAGTGGGCCATCCAGTGGCGTTGCAAACTACAATTCAATCCCGCCAACACCTTCAGGCCCTCAAATGGATCTTCCAGATGTCCTCTCCAGTGTCGCTTACGCAGCAATGAACAAAAACCCCGTTAGTGCTCTAAATGAGTAcgtgcaaaaaaacaaaatggaattAAGTTTTGAAACCCTCAGCCAGCGTCCTACTTTTGCTGTTGCTGCAAAAATCAATGGCAAACTGTTCCCTGCGGCAAATGCCAGAAACATGAAGGATGCTAGGCGCGAGGCTGCAGATATCGCTTTAAGAAGCTTGCTAGGTCGGGGTGCAAATACGGGAATGGATGGTGCTTCGCCATTGAACATCACGAACCCCTCTGCAAGCGTTCTCAGTAAAGTCCGTACACACTTCGATCTTATTGCTGCTCTTTCGCATCACACGTTTCTTCAGATTGCAGCGTCCATTGCTGATAAATTTGCTGGAAGAAAGGTGGTAGCGTGCATTGTTATGAAACAAGGTGTCGATGATTCTGGCCAAGTTGTTTCTCTTGGAACTGGGAATCGCTGCGTTACTGGTCAGCGGTTAAGTATGGAAGGAAAGACCGTAAACGATTCTCACGCTGAAATTGTAGCTCGTAGATCCCTGCTTCGATTCTTCTACAACCAGTTAGGCAAGTACTGCGAAGGGAAGGAGTCCATTTTCACTGCAAAGCAAGGTTCCTCAAGGCTCGTAGTACGCGAGGAGCTGTcatttcatctttatataagtACAGCGCCTTGCGGAGACGGTGCTCTGTTTACTCCCCGAGAGGAACCGAACACTGACTTTTCAGAACACTCAACACAGCATAACCCTACATTCACCACAAAACAACAGGGAATCCTGAGAACAAAGATCGAAGATGGCGAAGGTACGATTCCTATCGACCCTTCCGATGGAATTCAAACATGGGATGGCCTGTTGCGGGGCAACAGATTACGTACCATGTCTTGCAGTGATAAGATTTGCCGTTGGAATGTTCTTGGACTGCAGGGTGCTCTTCTGAGCCACTTCATTGAGCCCGTTTACTTAGCGTCGCTCACTCTAGGCTACCTATACGACCATGGTCATCTCTCACGCGCTGTCTGCTGTCGTTTGCAACACAACAGTGACCTCAACACGCTGCTTCCATCTCCGTATCACGTGAATCATCCATGGCTTGGTCGTGTTACAGCGTATGATCCACCGCGCGAGACAGAAAAGACAAATAACCTTAGCGTCAATTGGTCAATTGGTGATGCCTACCCTGAAGTGACCGATGGCCGCACAGGCGCGTGTATGACACGGACACAGAACAGTCCCACTCCTTCACGCGTTTGTAAGGCCGCGTTGTATTCATCCTTCAAAGAGATAAGCGCCAAGTTAAGCCGCCAGGAACTCATGGCCGCTGAAACCTACTGCGAAGCGAAAAAGATGGCGACTAACTTTCAAGAGGCTAAGCGTAAACTGTGCGATTATTTTAAATCGTCGAAATATGGCCCATGGGTCAGTAAGCCAATGGAGCAAGAAATGTTTTCTTGA